One region of Nitrospinaceae bacterium genomic DNA includes:
- a CDS encoding phosphate-binding protein: MVGSTTVLPIATRAAERFVAKNNGRVSITVNGGGSGVGVQSAGSGLTDIGLVSREITPREKKRFDKPGLRIIAVGRDAVACVVSSEIYSAGVRALSREQIGGIYLGKIKNWKEVGGPDRAIVVVDKERHRGTRHVFMKYVFSDENARAPGARLVTGSNNEGQSKIADSDSAIGMLSFAWLNNEVVGIGIREKGEVITPTLETVRANRYPISRSLNFVIAGEPKGLVKEFLDFIMSPEGQAIVDQSGYIPVHAF; this comes from the coding sequence GTGGTGGGGTCGACCACAGTGCTTCCCATTGCCACACGGGCCGCCGAACGATTCGTGGCAAAGAACAACGGGAGGGTTTCTATCACGGTCAACGGTGGCGGGTCGGGGGTTGGAGTGCAATCGGCGGGAAGTGGCCTAACGGATATCGGACTGGTCTCGCGGGAAATCACACCCAGGGAGAAAAAAAGGTTTGATAAACCCGGATTACGGATTATTGCGGTTGGACGCGATGCAGTGGCCTGTGTTGTTTCCTCGGAAATTTATTCAGCAGGGGTACGGGCCTTGTCCAGAGAACAGATTGGTGGAATCTATCTTGGAAAAATAAAGAACTGGAAAGAGGTGGGCGGTCCGGACCGGGCGATCGTGGTGGTCGATAAAGAGCGCCACCGGGGGACGCGGCACGTGTTTATGAAATATGTGTTCAGCGATGAAAATGCCCGGGCCCCAGGGGCCCGCCTGGTCACCGGGTCTAACAATGAAGGGCAGAGCAAGATCGCCGACAGTGATTCGGCCATCGGCATGCTCTCTTTTGCGTGGTTGAATAATGAGGTGGTGGGAATCGGGATTCGTGAAAAAGGTGAAGTGATCACTCCCACTCTGGAAACTGTCCGGGCCAACCGCTATCCGATTTCCCGGTCTCTCAATTTTGTCATCGCAGGAGAGCCTAAGGGCTTGGTGAAAGAGTTTTTGGATTTTATCATGAGCCCGGAAGGTCAAGCCATTGTTGACCAAAGCGGGTACATACCGGTCCATGCCTTTTGA
- the pstB1 gene encoding phosphate import ATP-binding protein PstB 1: MNSRSLLPAIEMQEASISYNGRPVLDAVDLVIPQKTAFGIIGPSGSGKSTLLRTLCRMNDRISGFHIKGRIRVRGDEIYEKNIDVYQLRRKVGMVFQTPCVFPKSIFENVIFALKRLRPHLKKEFAQIAEQTLREVFLWDEVKDRLHKPASTLSLGQQQRLAIARSLAIEPEILLMDEPTSALDPKSSEAIEALIVSRKTRHTVVLVTHNLSQAKRIVDNLIFLHRGRVWESGSTTEMFENPCRSETREFMIRKMDG; encoded by the coding sequence ATGAATAGTAGATCCCTCCTGCCTGCCATCGAAATGCAGGAAGCCAGTATTTCCTACAACGGCAGACCCGTGCTTGATGCGGTGGATTTGGTGATCCCTCAAAAAACAGCTTTCGGGATCATCGGTCCTTCCGGTTCGGGGAAATCCACTCTTTTGCGCACGCTTTGCCGGATGAACGATCGGATTTCAGGGTTTCACATTAAAGGGCGGATTCGAGTGCGCGGCGATGAAATCTACGAAAAAAACATCGATGTTTACCAATTGCGGCGAAAAGTGGGGATGGTGTTTCAAACTCCCTGTGTGTTTCCGAAAAGTATTTTTGAAAATGTTATTTTTGCCTTAAAGCGTCTTCGTCCGCATCTTAAGAAAGAATTTGCACAAATTGCGGAACAAACGTTACGCGAAGTATTTTTATGGGATGAAGTCAAAGACCGATTGCATAAACCCGCCTCCACCCTGTCCCTTGGACAACAACAACGGTTGGCGATTGCCAGATCTCTCGCTATTGAACCTGAAATTCTCCTGATGGATGAACCCACCTCCGCCCTCGACCCAAAATCTTCGGAGGCCATTGAAGCCTTGATCGTTTCCCGGAAGACCCGGCATACGGTGGTTCTGGTGACCCACAACCTTTCCCAGGCCAAACGGATCGTCGATAATTTGATTTTTCTGCATCGCGGAAGAGTCTGGGAGTCGGGAAGCACCACCGAAATGTTTGAAAATCCCTGCCGCTCCGAAACCCGTGAATTTATGATTCGGAAAATGGATGGATAA
- a CDS encoding hypothetical protein (frameshifted, deletion at around 253911;~possible pseudo due to internal stop codon) — protein sequence MTFDRSLEKVVLGLLGFLTLSAIFILLVILGAVFWKGAPAIDWEFLTQASSDFGTSGGILYQTAGTLILMTGAVIVSLPVALGTALFQTEYLRSQRLKKVFRNMIYSLNGMPTILFGLVGYMVFGIYLETGVSWLTGTLILAVMILPTLQLSFQQAVEALPEKYRDQATSLGLSPSAMIRAVILPQSLFGIVTGVLLGLARAAGETAAIMFTATTFSGITLPATWTDPVPTLQTHILVLAQEALNPEAVAHAWGSGWVLLTLTFLLIAGAFFCRSRMPMESER from the coding sequence ATGACCTTTGACCGATCGCTGGAAAAAGTAGTTCTGGGTTTGCTGGGTTTTTTAACCCTGTCAGCCATTTTTATTTTACTGGTGATTCTCGGTGCGGTGTTTTGGAAAGGAGCCCCGGCCATCGATTGGGAATTTCTGACTCAGGCGTCCTCGGATTTTGGCACATCGGGAGGTATTTTGTATCAGACCGCGGGAACGTTAATATTGATGACCGGCGCGGTGATCGTCAGCTTACCGGTGGCTTTGGGAACGGCTTTATTTCAAACGGAATATTTAAGATCCCAGCGGCTCAAAAAGGTTTTTCGCAATATGATTTATTCTCTAAACGGCATGCCGACCATTCTCTTCGGCCTGGTGGGTTATATGGTCTTCGGGATTTATCTTGAGACGGGCGTGTCCTGGTTGACCGGGACGCTGATACTGGCGGTGATGATTCTGCCCACCTTGCAGCTGAGTTTTCAACAGGCAGTGGAAGCGCTTCCTGAAAAATACCGGGATCAGGCAACATCCCTCGGATTGAGTCCATCGGCGATGATACGCGCCGTCATCCTTCCTCAGAGTTTATTTGGCATCGTCACCGGGGTGCTGTTGGGGCTGGCGCGCGCGGCGGGAGAGACGGCGGCCATCATGTTCACCGCCACGACGTTTTCCGGGATCACGTTGCCCGCTACCTGGACCGATCCGGTGCCCACATTGCAAACGCATATTCTTGTCCTGGCGCAGGAAGCGTTGAACCCGGAAGCGGTGGCTCACGCCTGGGGATCGGGATGGGTACTGTTGACACTGACGTTTCTATTGATTGCGGGAGCCTTTTTCTGCCGAAGCCGAATGCCTATGGAGTCGGAACGATGA
- the pstD gene encoding phosphate transport system permease protein encodes MALVSLACIAGLFAFLVMQSVPILSEQKWNFLLGQDWWAGEVYGALPLIYGSCMVTGLALLLVLPLAMGGAVFTSEFLSAQQRLWVKALMELFAGVPGIIYGLLGVGLLTGWVKDSFGLIDGNTILTAGLLLGIMILPTILTLSEDALNAVPGHYRDASLGLGLTKLQMVLSAVIPQALPGIAGAVFLGLGRAMGETIAVMLVIGGLDKIADPWYDLFAPAQSIASKLGREAAEAIGSDLQWSALMALGLILFLIVMFFSLLGNLLLKRAR; translated from the coding sequence ATGGCACTGGTTTCACTCGCTTGCATCGCCGGGTTGTTTGCGTTTTTGGTGATGCAAAGTGTTCCCATCCTTTCGGAACAAAAATGGAATTTTCTGCTGGGCCAGGACTGGTGGGCAGGCGAGGTGTATGGGGCCTTGCCCCTGATCTACGGATCCTGCATGGTGACTGGGTTGGCGCTCTTACTGGTTTTGCCTTTAGCGATGGGTGGAGCGGTTTTTACATCGGAATTTTTGTCCGCGCAACAACGCCTATGGGTGAAAGCCCTGATGGAACTCTTTGCTGGCGTGCCGGGCATCATTTATGGTTTGCTGGGGGTGGGGCTTCTTACCGGCTGGGTGAAAGACAGCTTTGGCTTAATCGATGGCAACACCATCCTGACCGCCGGTTTGCTGTTGGGAATCATGATCCTTCCCACCATCCTGACCTTATCCGAGGATGCTCTCAATGCGGTCCCCGGTCATTACCGCGATGCTTCTTTGGGCCTCGGCTTGACAAAACTACAGATGGTCCTGAGCGCTGTGATTCCTCAAGCCCTGCCGGGAATCGCCGGAGCGGTGTTTTTGGGTTTGGGCCGCGCCATGGGAGAAACCATAGCGGTCATGCTGGTCATTGGCGGCCTCGATAAAATCGCTGATCCCTGGTACGACCTGTTCGCTCCCGCGCAAAGCATTGCGTCCAAACTGGGGCGGGAAGCGGCGGAAGCCATCGGATCGGACCTGCAGTGGAGTGCCTTGATGGCTTTAGGACTCATCCTGTTTCTCATAGTGATGTTTTTTAGCTTGCTGGGAAACCTGTTATTAAAAAGAGCGCGATGA
- the guaA gene encoding GMP synthase [glutamine-hydrolyzing], with translation MTTDELHEQKILILDFGSQYTQNIARKVRECQVYCEIHPCTWTLKEILDFKPKGIILSGGPASVLTPGSPLCDRELFQSKIPILGICYGMQLITHTLNGNVDPSAHREFGRAELMIREFSHLFSDVKNNSIVWMSHGDKISKMPPGFSATAFTINSPIAAIENRIDKIYGLQFHPEVVHTAEGKKILQNFLFKICGCKANWKIDSLAEFSINEIKKKVGRSKVLCALSGGVDSSVVAILAHKAIGDKLTCIFIDNGLLRTGERDKVEKTFRDNFHINLDVVDAADQFLLRLENVTDPEEKRKIIGNVFIEVFEKEAKRVGDFKFLAQGTLYPDVIESVSFKGPSAVIKTHHNVGGLPEKMDLKLLEPLRELFKDEVRVMGRELGIPEEIIGRQPFPGPGLAIRILGEITGERLTILRAADKIIIEEIKLAGLYNQIWQAFAVLLPIKTVGVMGDSRTYENVIAIRAVSSSDGMTADWVHLPYDLLGKLSNRIINEVQGVNRVVYDISSKPPSTIEWE, from the coding sequence ATGACGACTGACGAACTGCACGAACAGAAAATCCTGATTCTGGATTTCGGTTCGCAGTACACACAAAATATCGCACGCAAGGTTAGAGAATGTCAGGTCTATTGCGAGATTCACCCTTGCACCTGGACTCTGAAAGAAATCCTCGATTTCAAGCCTAAAGGAATCATCCTGTCGGGTGGGCCAGCCAGCGTCCTGACACCCGGCTCCCCGCTATGCGACCGCGAGCTTTTTCAATCGAAAATCCCCATCCTGGGAATCTGCTATGGAATGCAGTTGATCACCCACACGCTGAACGGCAATGTGGACCCTTCCGCGCATCGGGAATTCGGACGTGCGGAATTGATGATCCGGGAGTTCTCCCATCTGTTTTCAGACGTCAAAAACAATTCCATCGTGTGGATGAGCCATGGGGACAAAATATCTAAAATGCCGCCCGGATTCTCTGCAACGGCTTTCACGATCAACTCCCCCATCGCCGCGATCGAAAATCGCATCGACAAAATTTACGGCCTGCAATTTCATCCGGAAGTGGTTCATACCGCCGAGGGAAAGAAAATTTTGCAAAATTTTCTGTTCAAAATTTGCGGCTGCAAAGCCAATTGGAAAATAGACTCCCTGGCGGAATTTTCCATCAACGAAATTAAAAAGAAGGTCGGCAGATCGAAAGTGCTGTGCGCCCTGAGCGGCGGGGTCGATTCCTCGGTGGTGGCCATCCTGGCGCACAAGGCCATCGGTGACAAGCTGACCTGCATCTTCATCGACAACGGACTTTTGCGCACGGGAGAACGGGACAAGGTCGAAAAAACGTTCCGGGATAACTTTCACATCAACCTGGACGTGGTGGACGCCGCCGATCAATTTCTGCTTCGCCTGGAAAACGTGACCGACCCGGAGGAAAAAAGAAAAATCATCGGAAACGTCTTTATCGAAGTGTTCGAGAAGGAAGCCAAGCGGGTAGGAGATTTTAAGTTTCTGGCGCAGGGGACTCTGTATCCGGATGTCATCGAGTCGGTTTCCTTCAAAGGGCCGTCGGCGGTCATCAAGACCCATCACAACGTCGGCGGCCTGCCGGAAAAAATGGATCTCAAACTTCTGGAACCTCTGCGCGAATTGTTCAAGGACGAAGTCCGCGTCATGGGACGGGAGCTGGGAATCCCCGAAGAAATCATCGGCAGGCAGCCCTTTCCCGGTCCGGGCCTCGCGATCCGCATTCTTGGAGAAATCACCGGAGAACGGCTGACCATTCTTCGAGCCGCCGACAAGATCATCATCGAGGAAATCAAGTTGGCGGGGTTGTATAACCAGATCTGGCAGGCGTTCGCGGTGCTTTTGCCCATAAAAACCGTCGGCGTCATGGGCGACTCCCGAACCTACGAAAACGTCATCGCCATCCGCGCAGTGTCCAGCAGCGACGGCATGACGGCGGACTGGGTGCATCTGCCTTACGACCTTTTGGGCAAACTCTCCAACCGCATCATCAACGAAGTGCAAGGCGTCAACCGCGTCGTCTACGACATCAGCTCCAAACCCCCCAGCACGATCGAGTGGGAATGA